The following proteins are co-located in the Deinococcus aerolatus genome:
- a CDS encoding SAM-dependent methyltransferase — translation MTASPRRPVRPAPRRSGAPVLLAATGLGAGLLLRNVTRLPPTAAEKKATALQVLDVMLPETRAFDVRLWDGTVLAAPQRSARATLVLNSEYALDRMVRFPLDIHLGEAYLRGDYDIEGEVGSVTSLGDDLHLTPTTLLRLLAWLPALRRTGNGAPEPLAITARLAGPPHSRSRDQQAVQYHYDVSNDFYKLWLDRRMVYSCAYFPTGTETLDTAQAAKLEYLCRKLRLKEGERLLDIGCGWGGLAIYAAQAYGVKVLGVTLSGAQLREGQARVKAAGLEHQVFLQRRDYRDVLADRTPQFDKISSIGMAEHVGSKNLRTYFATAFAALKPGGLMMNHAIASPLQLRKLPQWVEGGNFVGKYVFPDGELQPIAETLQRAGEAGFEVRDVENLREHYALTLRHWAANLEAHSEEARAALGEQRFRLWRLYLNACVPAFERGNLQLFQSLLAKPAAQGRVQVPLTREDLYRDDH, via the coding sequence ATGACTGCCTCACCGCGCCGGCCAGTGCGTCCTGCCCCCCGGCGCTCTGGTGCTCCCGTTCTGCTGGCCGCCACCGGGTTGGGGGCCGGACTGCTGCTCCGCAACGTCACCAGACTGCCGCCCACGGCCGCCGAGAAGAAGGCGACAGCCCTTCAGGTGCTGGACGTGATGTTGCCGGAGACGCGCGCTTTTGACGTGCGGCTATGGGACGGCACCGTGCTGGCCGCGCCCCAACGAAGCGCCCGCGCCACACTGGTCCTGAACAGTGAATATGCCCTGGACCGCATGGTGCGCTTTCCGCTGGACATTCACCTCGGCGAGGCCTACCTGCGTGGCGATTACGACATTGAGGGTGAGGTGGGCAGCGTAACCAGTCTCGGCGACGATCTGCACCTGACGCCCACCACGCTGCTTCGCCTGCTGGCGTGGCTGCCTGCCCTGCGCCGCACAGGCAACGGTGCGCCGGAACCCCTGGCAATCACCGCAAGACTGGCTGGCCCGCCCCACAGCCGGAGCCGCGACCAGCAGGCCGTTCAGTACCATTACGACGTCTCCAATGACTTTTACAAGTTATGGTTGGACCGCCGCATGGTGTATTCCTGCGCGTACTTTCCCACAGGTACCGAGACGTTGGACACGGCGCAGGCGGCCAAACTGGAATATCTCTGCCGCAAATTGCGCCTGAAGGAAGGTGAGCGGCTGCTGGACATCGGCTGCGGCTGGGGTGGTTTGGCGATCTACGCCGCGCAGGCCTATGGCGTAAAGGTGCTGGGCGTGACCCTATCCGGCGCCCAGCTGCGGGAGGGCCAGGCGCGCGTAAAGGCGGCGGGCCTGGAGCACCAGGTCTTCCTGCAACGACGCGACTACCGCGACGTGCTGGCAGACCGTACGCCGCAGTTCGACAAGATTAGCTCGATCGGCATGGCCGAGCATGTGGGCAGCAAAAACCTGCGGACGTACTTTGCCACCGCCTTCGCCGCCCTGAAGCCTGGCGGGCTGATGATGAACCATGCCATTGCCAGTCCGCTCCAGCTGCGCAAGCTCCCGCAGTGGGTGGAGGGCGGCAACTTTGTTGGGAAATACGTTTTCCCCGACGGCGAGCTCCAGCCAATTGCCGAGACGCTGCAGCGTGCCGGCGAGGCGGGGTTCGAAGTGCGGGATGTGGAGAACCTGCGCGAACACTACGCCCTGACGCTGCGCCACTGGGCTGCCAACCTCGAAGCCCACAGCGAGGAGGCCCGCGCCGCGCTGGGCGAACAGCGCTTCCGGCTGTGGCGCTTGTACCTGAACGCCTGTGTTCCTGCCTTCGAACGCGGCAACCTTCAGCTTTTCCAGAGCCTGCTCGCCAAACCTGCTGCGCAGGGCAGGGTGCAGGTGCCACTGACCCGGGAAGATCTGTACCGCGACGACCACTGA
- a CDS encoding EAL domain-containing protein, translated as MPTACRVRWPKAQPDAVVTEQPGALSIQTALDNFGTGYNTLVALAQLPVKIVKIGRRFTADISAAQSCE; from the coding sequence ATGCCAACTGCCTGTCGGGTACGGTGGCCGAAGGCTCAGCCTGACGCGGTGGTGACTGAGCAACCTGGGGCCCTGAGTATCCAGACGGCTTTGGACAATTTTGGGACCGGCTACAACACTCTCGTGGCCCTGGCACAACTGCCAGTAAAAATCGTCAAAATCGGCCGGCGTTTCACCGCCGACATCAGTGCTGCCCAATCATGCGAATGA
- a CDS encoding PAS domain S-box protein: protein MQLHNAPSPDLHLLSQAFAASVTGIILTDARQPDLPIIFVNPAFEQLSGYLAAEIIGRNCRFLQGQDRDQDARHEIRDALLQGQSVTTVLRNYRKDGSLFYNELTVSPIRDAAGTITHFVGFQTDVTSREQARQQEAHAKQHLTSTLERITDGFVSFDQDWTVTYVNAAAAAMMAREPTETLGQNHFDLFPLSTHAPLGLALQKARESGTVQYLLNHSAMGKQANVTIYPGGDGVSMFIQDVTETREAQRERQISQERFAKVFEASPVAIFITRQSDKHFIEVNAEFSRQSGYTREEILGQSSQALGLWVNSADREIAWSMVDGDLIIRDREILFRSKSGEEVYGVLSIIPMEVAGEACVIGFVRDITEEKRASNQLQASEERFARVFEASPVAIVVADLESGHYLDVNAEFLRQSGYSREDVIGRTPVDLNVWVNPPELEDVGRTLQAEGKVLNREVQFRLKSGVVADTVISVVPVTIDGEACVATLVRDITVEKRAQQVLAESEERHRQIATQLQRTLDLSLDLITCIGPDDRFMTMSAASIQILGYTPEEMIGRAVSDFMHPDDHITTLTARQRTRAGHTTTNFQNRYLHKDGRVVWLEWSGTMLPDDAVVYGMARDVTQRRATDEDRAFLAAIVQASHSAIIGVSLDNTIRSWNPGAEELYGYAAEEAIGQPVTFIVPAELQTLEIKLMERASQGFRDPPFEGNRMTKNSKQIQVLVTLSPILDATGQVIGVSKIARNVTALRKAEQEIQVLNGDLQRQLRSITGLRKIDHSIAVSADLNVTLGLVLDNVKQQLGMDVATVLLFDALRKTLTYTVTRGFYAEKLENSGTKLGVGLAGRAAQTQQPISLPDLTNASVLPAWREVVKNEGLTAYYAVPLLSKGQVVGVIEVLHHQAWPLSLDWLSTLATLADQAAIAIDNARLVAELERSNVELRSAYDATIEGWARALDLRDEETEGHSRRVTEMTYELCQALGFTTDQLVQVRRGALLHDIGKMGIPDAVLLKPGKLTEDEWTLMKKHPEYAADLLTPIEFLRPALEIPECHHEKWDGSGYPAGLAGEAIPLVARAFAVVDVYDALTSDRPYRKAWTREQTITHLQNSSGTHFDPEIVEVFIRMIGQH, encoded by the coding sequence GGCGCAACTGCCGCTTTCTCCAGGGTCAGGACCGTGATCAGGACGCCCGGCATGAGATCCGGGACGCCCTGCTGCAGGGCCAAAGCGTCACCACGGTGCTGCGCAATTACCGCAAGGACGGTTCGCTGTTCTACAACGAACTCACCGTTAGCCCCATCCGCGACGCAGCGGGAACCATCACGCACTTCGTGGGCTTCCAGACCGACGTCACCTCGCGTGAGCAGGCCAGGCAGCAAGAAGCGCACGCCAAACAGCACCTTACTTCCACTCTGGAGCGCATTACTGACGGGTTCGTGTCTTTTGATCAGGACTGGACTGTCACTTACGTCAACGCGGCAGCGGCAGCCATGATGGCCCGTGAACCCACCGAAACCCTCGGCCAGAACCATTTCGACCTGTTTCCACTGTCCACCCACGCACCCCTGGGTCTGGCCCTTCAGAAAGCCCGGGAATCTGGGACTGTTCAATACCTGTTGAACCACTCGGCCATGGGGAAGCAGGCAAACGTCACCATTTATCCAGGCGGGGACGGCGTCTCAATGTTTATTCAGGATGTCACCGAAACCCGGGAGGCGCAGCGGGAGCGGCAGATCAGCCAGGAGCGATTCGCCAAGGTCTTCGAGGCGAGTCCCGTCGCCATCTTCATCACCCGTCAAAGCGACAAACACTTTATCGAGGTCAATGCCGAGTTCTCACGCCAGAGCGGCTATACCCGCGAGGAGATCCTCGGCCAGTCTTCTCAAGCCCTCGGCTTGTGGGTCAATTCAGCTGACCGCGAGATTGCCTGGAGCATGGTCGACGGCGATCTTATAATTCGCGATCGTGAAATTCTTTTCCGCAGCAAGAGTGGAGAGGAAGTGTACGGCGTGCTGTCGATTATCCCAATGGAGGTGGCCGGTGAAGCCTGCGTGATCGGCTTTGTGCGGGACATCACCGAGGAAAAGCGGGCCAGCAATCAGCTCCAGGCCAGCGAGGAGCGCTTTGCCAGAGTCTTCGAGGCTTCACCAGTCGCCATTGTCGTGGCGGATCTCGAGAGCGGCCATTATCTCGACGTCAACGCCGAGTTTCTGCGCCAGAGTGGCTACAGCCGCGAGGACGTGATCGGCCGCACCCCGGTCGATCTCAACGTCTGGGTTAACCCGCCAGAACTCGAAGATGTTGGGCGAACGCTGCAGGCAGAAGGGAAGGTGCTCAACCGTGAGGTGCAGTTCCGCCTGAAGTCCGGAGTGGTGGCCGACACGGTCATATCGGTCGTTCCCGTCACGATTGATGGAGAAGCGTGCGTGGCCACGCTGGTTCGTGACATCACGGTGGAGAAGCGAGCGCAGCAGGTTCTGGCAGAGAGCGAGGAGCGCCACCGCCAGATCGCGACCCAGTTGCAACGGACGCTGGACCTCTCACTTGACCTGATCACCTGCATTGGACCGGACGACCGTTTTATGACGATGAGCGCCGCTTCCATTCAGATCCTGGGCTACACACCTGAAGAGATGATCGGCCGCGCAGTCTCAGACTTTATGCACCCGGACGACCACATAACGACCCTTACCGCGCGGCAACGCACACGAGCAGGTCACACCACGACGAACTTTCAAAACCGGTACCTGCACAAAGATGGGCGTGTGGTCTGGCTGGAATGGTCAGGCACGATGTTGCCGGACGACGCGGTGGTGTACGGCATGGCCCGCGACGTCACCCAGCGCCGGGCTACCGACGAAGACCGGGCCTTCCTGGCGGCCATCGTGCAGGCCAGTCACAGCGCCATCATCGGCGTTTCGTTGGACAACACCATTCGCTCCTGGAATCCTGGGGCCGAGGAACTCTACGGCTACGCCGCCGAGGAGGCGATCGGTCAACCGGTCACCTTCATCGTTCCTGCCGAGCTTCAAACGCTCGAAATTAAGTTGATGGAACGGGCCAGTCAGGGGTTCCGGGACCCACCATTTGAAGGCAACCGGATGACCAAGAACAGCAAGCAGATTCAGGTACTGGTGACCCTCTCGCCAATCCTGGATGCTACCGGTCAAGTGATCGGTGTCTCCAAGATCGCCCGCAACGTCACGGCCCTGCGTAAAGCTGAGCAAGAAATTCAGGTCCTCAACGGGGACCTCCAGCGTCAGTTGCGGTCCATTACGGGCCTCCGCAAAATTGATCACTCAATCGCCGTCAGTGCGGACCTCAACGTCACCCTCGGTCTGGTTCTGGACAATGTCAAGCAGCAACTCGGCATGGACGTGGCCACCGTCCTCCTGTTCGATGCACTCCGGAAGACACTCACGTACACTGTCACCCGGGGCTTCTACGCCGAAAAACTGGAGAACTCGGGGACGAAACTGGGCGTAGGCCTGGCAGGGCGCGCAGCGCAGACTCAGCAGCCAATCAGCCTTCCGGATCTGACCAATGCATCCGTCTTGCCAGCCTGGCGTGAAGTCGTGAAAAACGAAGGACTGACCGCTTATTACGCGGTACCGCTCCTCAGCAAAGGGCAAGTGGTGGGGGTCATAGAAGTGCTCCATCATCAGGCCTGGCCACTCTCACTGGATTGGCTCTCAACCCTCGCGACGCTGGCCGATCAGGCCGCCATTGCCATTGACAACGCCAGGCTGGTGGCCGAACTGGAGCGTAGCAACGTAGAGTTGCGTTCAGCCTACGACGCCACCATTGAGGGCTGGGCCAGGGCACTAGACTTGCGTGACGAGGAAACGGAAGGACACTCACGCCGGGTCACGGAGATGACGTACGAGCTTTGCCAGGCACTCGGATTTACCACCGATCAACTGGTACAAGTCCGTCGGGGTGCTCTGCTGCACGATATCGGCAAGATGGGCATCCCTGACGCAGTGCTGCTCAAGCCAGGCAAGCTCACCGAAGACGAGTGGACCCTCATGAAAAAGCATCCGGAGTACGCGGCGGATCTGCTCACACCCATCGAGTTCCTGCGTCCCGCCCTGGAGATCCCCGAGTGCCACCATGAGAAGTGGGACGGCAGTGGTTATCCGGCTGGGCTGGCAGGAGAGGCCATTCCACTGGTTGCCCGCGCCTTCGCGGTGGTGGATGTCTACGACGCGCTGACCAGCGACCGCCCCTACCGAAAGGCCTGGACGCGGGAGCAGACCATCACCCATCTCCAGAACAGCTCAGGCACGCACTTCGATCCTGAGATCGTGGAGGTCTTCATTCGCATGATTGGGCAGCACTGA